CATATACTCtaattcatatatttaatattttgtgtaCATTAAATATGAATAAGTCCATTTTGTAGTTTTTCATTATCTGGACTTAAACTAATACATTAAtacgtgatatatatatatataagaattttcaaattcaatttctttATAAAGATTTTTCTTAGTAAATACCAACTCAAAACAATGAAAATTtggatttataattattttaaatatggtaGAAAAATAATCGgtggaaaaaatttatttaatttttagttgCAAAACTTACAGTGATAAATATATTTAGATACACTATTTCATTGTAGTGTGATACCCCAGGGATGAACCCTTCAAGATCCGGCCCATCTCTAAGGCCCACAGGTGAATGGCCCATGACAAGCCcgtgtattctcctataaataccaggtttgagcgtatgattggttattcaatatattgttttcagcagcacccttagctgctcctcCCATATATccccagtctctgacttgagcgtcgaagGGGTtacgccgggacaccctcccggcccccttctaacggtcttattcgtgatttcaggctcagggcaCAATTTCggaacctgcgtctggactagtgacacttgctgggatcggaccctaaatttccgtgagtatcactggacgccgtctgtgggaactttgagttgagacgtagagatggtaggcaagAGAGGGAGTAGAAGAGctacctcagcatcatcgcgtctTCATATGGGACCCGAACAATCTCATGTTGAGACAAGGTAGGAACAACCACGTCTTGAGACAAGACAGGAACAACCTCATCAAGAGACAAGAGCTgagcagccccttcacgagACGAGGGTCGAGCAAATCCGTCCCAATGAGAACGTGAGGAACTTGACCCTGGAGCAGGTGGCCCAATTTATCACCCggacagtggatgaggccatAAAAAAGAATCAAGAGTCTGTGTTTGTAGAGGAACAGGCCGCCCGTCAGGAGCGTGTGAAAATACTGAGGACCGCCCGAGCAGGGTTGAAGAGACACAGCCCCACCAAAGTGGGGATATTAGTGAGATGAGATAAATGTGGAAGGAAATACAGATGTTGAGGCAGCAGTTGGGAAGCAGAACGCCGGCACCCAAGAGAGGAATTCTTTTTTCACTAGCCATTTTAGAAGAAGGGCTTCCTCCAAATTTTCGACAGTCGAATGTGGGCGAGTACGATGGACATACCGACCCAGAAGAACATTTGGGGAGATTTTAGAACGCGGCTCTGTTGCATCAATATACAGATGGAGTGAAGTGCAGGATGTTTTTGGGCACGTgggtgaggtcagcccagcagtggtttaacaccttgcagcccaactccatacgTTCTTTTGAGGACTTCTCAGCTGCCTTCTTGCACCGATTCGCTAGCAGCAAAaggcaccagaaaaattatttgagcctGTTCGTGATGAAACAACAAGAAGCTGAAATTTTGCGAGATtttgtccagcgtttcaacAACGCAGCGTTGGAGATACCAGCGGCCACtcctgacatcatgataagtgcctttacccAGGGACTTAGAGGAGGAGAGTTCTTTAAATCGTTAGTGAAGAAACCTCCATCAAGTTATGATGATCTGTTATCTCGGacggaaaaatatgtaaatctcgAAGATGCCCAGCGACATAAGAGGATGGAGCAGCGACCTGGGAAAAGTAGAGTTGATGGAGCGGAAAGAGGAAGTAGGAAGAGAGGCGCGGGCGATAGGGATGATGATAATGCTAGGGAcagaggacaattctcatcccATGTTCCTCTGGATGGGAGTCGGGACAAGGTGATGGAAGTGAGGGAGTCCGAGGGGAGGTGGGAGAAGTCGCAAAGGGTTGAGTGTAGTGCTAGATTGCCTTCGCGGGATAGACGAGAAGGATCCTCATCCAGGAGTCGACAGAGGTCTCGCTCGTCCCTTAGGCGTGGTCAAGGCCCTCCATGGATAAATCAGAGGATCGGGGAGCAGAGAGGGGAAGGTCGATGTCAAGATGTCCCTCAGGAACCCGTCGAACCGAGGAGGGGAATGAATGAGGATAACCACCCTACGAGAGTAATGATTCATATAATCTcggggggtgctactgatggagactctggGCGAGCTCGGAAGGCACATGGGAGAAGGTTGGAAAACTTTGAGATATCTAGGGGTGCAGACTTACCACAGGACCCCATCATCAGCTTTGGGCCGGAAGACCTTCGAGGTACTGTGACTCCacataacgatgccttggtggtAACGACCACCACTGCCAATTATGATGTGGCGaggatatttattgataatggaagctccgTGAACGTCttgtagaggagcagagtggaggaggagaaagattttattttcctgctaagattgcgcctagtagaggagcagagttggggagaagaaaaattttcattatcctgctaaggcatcgcctagcagaggagttagagggtgagggtggagaagaattttcattatcctgctaaagtatcgcctagtagaggagcagagtagaGGAGAAAATTAAACTTTACCTACTTGGGttgagcctagtagaggagtcagagatgatgaggtgagaattttattttcctactaaggcatcgcctagtagaggagcagagtgcaggagaaaaaaaaattaacttttcccactaagacatcgcctagtagaggagcagagtgcaggagaaaaattaaacttttcCTGCTAAGCcctcgcctagcagaggagcagagtggaggaggaaaaattttatttttctgctaaggcatcgcctagcagaggatcAGAGTTGGGGTGgagaaaagttaaatttttcctgcaaaggcatcgcctagcagaggaggaGAGTGGAtgagaagaattttattttcctgctaaggcatcgcctagcaaaGGAGCAGATTGGAGGAGgagaaataaattttcattctaaggcatcgcctagtagagtaGAAGAGTTGGGGTGgagaaaagttaaatttttcctgctaaggcatcgcctagcagaggagcagagtttgAGAGGAGAATCTTTATTTTTCTACTAAGGTGTCGCCTAGCAGAGGtgttagagggtgagggtggagattctttattttcctgctaaggcgtcccctagcagaggagttagagggtgatggTGGAGAatctttattttcctactaaggcccggcttagcaaaggagttagagggtggaggtgttgaatttttattttcctgctaaggtatcgcctagcagaggagttagagggtggaggtggtgaatttttattttcctgctaaggcatcgcctagcggGGGTGCAGAGCTGTAGtggataaatattaaattttcctgctaaggcccgACTTAGCAGAgcagttagagggtggaggtgttaaatttttatttcctgctaaggtatgatctagcagaggagttagagggtggaggtgaggaatttttattttcctgctaatgtATCAcgtagcagaggagttagagggtggaggtgttgaatttttatttttcccgctaaggtatcacctagcagaggagttagagggtggaggtgagGAATTTGTATTTTCCTGCTAATGTATCAcgtagcagaggagttagaggggggaggtgttgaatttttattttcctgctaaggtatcgccTAGCAGGGGATTTAGAGGGTGAGGAGGTTGAAGTTTTATTTCTCCTGGTAAGGATTATTTTAGCATAGGAGTCAAGGGCGCGGGGAagtgtaaattatttttcttcaagaGTTTAGTAGAATACCTTGAAGATGGGGGCGATAAGGGCTTACTGTGTTAGaaaaatttgtttgatttgtCGAGAGCGAACGATGTTTGCTGCTGCGAAAATTACGGGATGGGCGATGCGATGCGAGGGAATATATCACACAACCCTTCGCAAgggaatatatcaaaattctcAACGTACTGGATGAGGATGGGCGATGCGAGCACTAGGGCGCTCGGGCGAGCGCGGCACAGGCGAGGGGCGAGCGTGGCACGGCGTGGGCGAGCAAGCGACGGGCGAGCGCGGCTCACGGCGAGGGGCGAGCGTGGCGCTCGGGGCGCTCGGGTGTGGGCGAGCACGCGGCGTGGGGCGAGCCCTCTGGCGCTTGGGCGAGCACGGCACGGCACGGGCGAGCATGGCGTGGGCGAGCACGCGGCGTGGGGGAGCGCTCGGGCGCTCGAGCGAGCGCGGCACGGCACGGCACGAGCGAGCGTGGCACGGCGTGGGCGAGCAAGCGAGGGGCGAGCGCGGCACAGGGTTAGGGGCGAGCGTGTCACGGCGTGGGCGAGCACGCGGCGTGGGGCGAGCACTCGGGCGAGGGGCGAGCGCAGCACATGGCGAGGGGAGAGCGCGGCACACGGCGCGGGCGAGCAGGCGGGGTCTCGAGCGGGAGAGTAGGCGCGCACGGCGAGGGCTCGGCGTGGGCAAGCAGACGAGGCTTCATGGGCGAGCGTGGGGAGGGGGCGATGCTACGATAGTGGAGCGTGTGTGAGTTGCAGAGGAAATTTTGCAGGGACAAGTGAAATTGAAGTGAAGAGATTACTTATATCTATAGGAGAGCTCAGACCAAATCTTACCATTCAGGACAAGATGGCAAGAAGGACACACAACTCACATGTTGTAAACCGAGAACAAcgcaattaatcgaactttgaacctacgattcagttcgacttgggagggggagactggtgataccccagggataagcccatcaagatccgacccaaactcccggcccatctTTAAGGCCCACAGGTGAATGGCCCATGACAAGCCcgtgtattctcctataaataccaggtttgagcgtatgattgattattcaatatattgtttccagcagcacccttagctgctcccccatatatcctcaatctctgacttgagcgtcggaggggctacgccgggacaccctcccggcccccttctaacggtcttattcgtgatttcaggctcagggcaATTTCGGAACCTGCGTCTGaactagtgacacttgctgggatcggaccctaaatttcccgtgagtatcatgATGATTATaatcttatttaaatatctcatttCTCACTCAACTATCAAactttgtttatttcttattttgagcaTTGTCAAATCCAATAtcacatttaaatgttttagttaataatatttatattgtgtatttttTCAATTTGAAGATAATCAATTGTCATTCAATATACGATAATATCTGAAAATTGAAGAATGATTCGTAAACCAAACCACATGATATAGTTGAtcctttttttaaatatataatttaacacaaaaactcatatgagacagtctcacagttcaattttatgataaatataTCTTGTTTGGATccacaataaaaaattattatcacttatgccaaaaatattgttttttattataaatatgagcatgtttgactcgtctcacgaataaagatttgTTAAACAAGTCTCACCAGAGACatacttttaatttaaacatataatttcCGGCTAATTACCACAACTAGaataaatagattaaaaaattaaaaactctAAAAAAAGACATCACAACATTTTTTACCATATTTTATTcaagtaattaataaatataaaaccaAAAAACGTTGGTTgcaaaaaacattttttaaaattataaccAACGTCACAAACAAAAAGATTACATATTAGAAAATTGAAAACtctaaaaaaatacatataacaaTGATCTTTTACCATTTTTTATTCAAACCACAAAAAATATTGTTTGCAATTTATCAGtcaaaaatgaataaattaaaacaaacaaaagtGGTAGAATTAATGGTTTGTTTTGAAACATTGGACGCTGAATACATTGCAACAATAAAATCAATCATCTTTCACTATTCCCAATCCAATCCGCATTTTTTACAATAAGGTTTCGTGAATCTAAACACTCATTTTCTTCTGCTAAAATTCGAAGAACAAAGAGTTAAGACTCATAACCACCCCTATTACAACCAACCACAATAACTAGATAAGTTTAACCATATCTCACCATTTTCTTAGAGAAAAGAACCcaaaaaatagtaataataaataaataaataaataaataaataaatctccAATCGGTTCAGTCTACATCTTTTGTTAGAGGAGAAACCATCATTTCCCAACTTTTTGACAAATTACATAGCTCCGTCATCGTTTACTTTACATCTCTGAAAAGGAGGATAACATAACATGTTAATGAGACAACGAAGTCGAATAAAGATTACTAAAACAGCTCTGTTCGAGGAGAGAACCTTTTAGCCCTGGCGGATTGGAACCGGATCCTGTTTGAAGGATACTTCGGAGTTCATCGCTCAAATAGAGTCTGTATGAGATGCGAACATCTTGTCAGTCCTTTGAAGACACTTAATACAAAATAAGCTGAGGGATCCTTGTGTTACATGTGGTAAGGGGCAGAACGGCTGAACGGTGCCCGGGACTCCATTGAAGCTGCCATGTGAAAATCCTCGAAGAATATGAGATGGGCTCAGTCCGGGGTTGATTCCATGTGTGTTTGCATTGCCACCTTGCGAGTTAAGTATCTAATACGAGTTAATGAACACAAATGGTTTACAAAGGCTCTCTTTACAAGAATATTACTAAATACTAATTGATCTCATATATTATATCTCACAGTTTTTGACAAGATCTGGTCTATATCCACTTTCGGTTCTGGATTTACAGTTGCTAGCTTCATCGACAAAAACTGCAACCACAAAGTTTACTCATCTTCGTGATATACTAACTATAACTTGATAACAAATCAAACCATCTATTTTGGGGATAAGGAATAGAAAACTTCTATATTTTCCCaagaaaaaaagtaaaaaacaaatcaatccTAATACGAATCGTACAGCAATCAGACATACCTCAACCTGATGCTGGAGTGATTGCACATAGTTGATAATCTCATCAAGCATAACTGCTTTCCCGGTGATCTGGAATTTTAAATCAACAATTCAGCAAAATAGATTTAACCGAAAGTTAAACCAAACAAGCCCGGCTACCTTGTTGCATCCCGGAACCAGTTCTTGCAGCAATTTCATCCTCTCACTAATCCTCTCCCTCCTAACCTGTTGACCATAGTATCTTGCAGAAGTCATTTCACAAATTTGGCAGAAATATTCCTTACAATCCTACTTACTAATAGAAAAATTACCCTTTCTGCAAGACTGTGACTACTCGTGGCCTGTCCCCTTTTAGCTCTCATATGAAGGTAATTTTCTTTAGAAGGTTCAGCACCAACAACATTATTCTTAGCTTGCTCGACACCTTGCTTACGCCGTAAATTTGTGGAACAATTTGGaccgattttttttattcatttcgTCATGTTCTCCAGGTGATTCAGTATCCTCAGAGGCATCCTTACCATGTTCTTCAGCATTCTGTAATGCCAATGGGCAAAGGTGATGTTAGATCAACTCTTTACATAGTACATTAGACATTTAatttaaagggaaaaaaattggaTTAATTACCTTAAATGATGCTCCAAACGACACTTTTCTTTTCCTCTTCCCATTGAAGGAATCTCCTAATACCCTATGTTCCGAGGTTTGGCAGTGATCCAGATAAATTGCACCATTTCTTGAAGCGCTCTGAGTACTAACTCCATTATTTTGAGCAAAACTTGAGTGGATGTTGCCAAATGAATTGTCCGTTTCTGAAAAGCATCCACTTCCAAAGCTGGGATCCTTTGCCACCAAATCAAGCAGATTAGGATCAGATGGGAAATGAACCAGATGGGATGATCTTGCCAGAATCTGATTTTCTAGCACAGCTGAGTAATGTGGATCATTAAACTCATTTTGAGCAAAATATGACGAATTTCCAAGATTCCCACCCTGATTTACCGACGTAATTGAATCCCAGTTAGATCCATAAAAAGGGTCTACTTCACTTGAAGCCATTACCACCCCTCTATCCATATTTTCCTCAGAACTCAGGATCAAGAGACAAACCCAAGAACATGAAACCCCAAATCTTCTTTCTTCGGAAGGAATACAACTAAAGTTGAAGTGGTTTGATTTTGACCAAAAACAGCGGGTAAAATCTTGCGGGACTTAACAAGGAACAAATAAAATTGTCAGCTTTATAGTACTGAGAGGTAAGTTAAAGCAAACTAAAGAAACCCCTAAATTTGAGCATCCTGAAGTCACAGacaaaaagattaaaaatatatctataaaataaaaaatcttagTACTAGGCACAATATCTACACAGCTATCCAAAGTCATTTTTTGTTGAATCCTAGCATCAATCCTACTCTAATGTGGAAGAAGTAATTCTCCCGAGACAAGAAAGTATGAACCTTTCATAGCTTAGAGTAGACAACAGAGAAATTAAAGGTATTGGGCCTATTGGCTAAGCAACAGCTCATCAGACTTATGATAACAGATTCCTTgttcactcttttgatcacatAAAATATATCGCATCAACAAAGAACAAATCTGCTGAATGATTAACCCATAATTTAATACAACCAACAGTAAATCTCTTCACCAAATATGAAATTATCTTGTTACTACTAAAAAGGATCCTAActctaacaaaaaaaaaaagggggctATTTTTAAGCTGCTTAACCAGAAACTTTGAGTAAGAACTCAACAACCCAATAAGTAGGCTCAGAATAGAAGAAAAGCAAAATTGCAAAGACCCTTTTGTGATATTCTCACTGTGGGTGGCTAAAATCGATCAAAAGGGGTCAAATTCTGCTTGAGTTATAAACACACAGAATATGAGCACAGTTTCAGAGGTATACAGCTAGCCACTCTTCTGGGCATCAATCTTGCTTAAATTCcacccaaaaaaataataaaaaaaaaaaagtaaattgtACGGCCTAACAAATAATATCAGAAAGAGGACAACATATGCATCAAAGTATACAAATATAAAGATAATTAAAACAAATACTTGTGTTTTTACCATCCAGTAAACAAATGTAACATGTatgatgattttaaaagaaaagccaatcaGTGTGCCAACTTGGCACTCTCGAAGattaaattatttcagaaaTCCAACCCCTTATATTGTATAATCATACTTATCAATCTAAtaatgtgtaaaaaaaaaactcaaaaatgtATGGGAAAGATTGGAAGATATGTTTTGTGATTTAGAATTTATGTAATAAAGACAAACTTGGTGGTGGAAGATATATAaaccaattatttattttattaaaaaatagtgaGGAAAAATGGAATTTACGGGTGGAGCGTGCTGTAAATGAATGATAACGATGGGCCACCCACCTATTTGATAACAAAAAATGGCCCATCATTAATGGATCGATGTTTCAAAACAAACACATAAAAGTATTATTTAAAGGAAACATTATTTACCTCGTGAAACTTGGAGTCGAGATAAAGATTATGGACCGACGACGTCTATTGTGTTGGGAGACAGTTTTATCTGTTTGATGGAACTTCACTTTGAAATCAGGCGAAATCTTCAATAGAgggttcttttcttttcttttctttttcaaaaaaagaatTGTTTTGACGTNCAGTgagcgcggacgctgctccacgtaagcgacggaatatatataaaatacgtcgctaattagcgacagtttattaaaccgtcgctaaaatggaATCCACGAcggtttataaaccgtcgctaattttagcgacagtttattaaaaccgtcgctgtaTTTGAACCGTCGCTCATTGGAAATACCATATACTTATATCAACaacgtgcacatgtacgccgcggataatattgaactttcaacggcttgcaattttgcagcgtgcaatatgcgctacgaaaagccatttttgttgtagtgaagacagagaaaaaacaaacaagaaattcatcaagactgggatatctcaattgaatgttgttcattttcctcaacatcattCTGTGGTCGAATGTCATGTACAAGATGTTGCagaccaacattaagcaaatttgtaaaactgtgtatgttcgaccaagacggagtcctaaaatcctgctgaccaaacaaaccaaagtcagccaccctgaatcactgaaaaaactaggttgaatagtagaggttcctgaaaaaactaggttgaatagtagaggttcctgaaaaaacttattttttgatgagcttattgtctattttttttctctatattcactacaacaaaaatagattttcgcagcgcgcaaattatTTTTCCGCAGCGTATATTGCAGGTTGTAAAGTTGTAAGCCGTTGAAAGTCCAAGATTATCCGCGACGTATATGTGCATGCTGTtgatataaaccgtcgctgattccaataaagcgacggtttaaaaccgtcgctaaaagtagcgacaGGTTTaagaaactgtcgctaaaattagcgacggtttaaaaaccgtcgcagaTTCcattttagcaacggtttaataaatcgtcgctaaatagcgacggtttttatatatattccgtaGCTACaatattccgtcgcttacgTGGACCATCGTAAGtagttttggaaatttttttttttacattatttctgaaatttttttttaaaattaaattatttttaaaaaaaaaccgtaATAGATTCTTAGAACAGGAGACAAAGCATCAGTAATCATGCCCCATAAATTCAAAAGCGATGCATGCCAACTGAAATCCCCTTATCAAAGAATCtccttttttaattattatgggAGGCAACGTCTCTTGCCTTTTGGTAAAGCCAGTTGggatatattttgttttcttcttcttttttttttttaaaaaaaaacatgtttagATTTCAcggttataatattttttcaaaaataaaatatataatttacacGAGAAATTTATCCAACATCATCCATACCTTCATAGTTCCACTCCTGTGATAAAAAGTGCTGAGGGAATGATTGTGTAATGCAAATTAAGGAACATGTTGAAATGTAAAATCTTGATATTTTGGTCAAAGCATTGAGCTTTTTCTTGCATTATTGGCGCAACATGAGCTGATTTTTTTGTACTTGACATGAACtaatgttaataataataatagaaacaGATTCACTCATACAGGAATTAATCATGAATTTCCCTTATAATCATATTAAACATTCCCTCCATTTGGCAAAATCTTGTTCCCATTAGCAAAAAGCTTTTTTTTGAGTTCGGAAAAGTTTCCAAAACTCATCAATTCACATACACCTAACTGGTTCCACCTTGTGTCCATTACAAGAAAAGCTACGAAATTCCATTTTCATCTTTTCATTTCATCATTCAAGacaatgcaataaaaaaaaaaactcttccCAAGTACACCGCCAGACCATTACATTCGTGCATCGTCCCATGAAGCAAAAACAGGCAACTGAGCCATAGTGAGTGGCACGGGCCTCAGCTGTGCAGTTGGGATCCAAGAATTGATCTTGCTTGATCCCAAATTTGCAAACACGATAGGGGTTAGTTTTCTGTCTGGGCTGGCCTCCCTTGAGCTGCTAAGACTCGTAACTAGAGAAGATGGATTCGACAAGTGTTGAATCACATGAGTACCCGATTCATCCACCACCGAGTGGCTAGAGTCGATGCATATCAGATCATGCAGACCGAATGAGAAAGGAGAATTTTGATAGTTCTCTATGTTCATGGTTCTCTCATGATTCGGTTCTGTTGTTGGATTTCCTTTATTGTGCAGCACGATTTTCCAATCAGGGATGTTTCCTACTCTTTTGACTTGGACACATTCCGCGTTGCCTGGAACGGCTGTGTTGTACTCAATGGCCGGCACCTCTACGTTAGGCTCCCTGTCATTGTTTCGCCTTGCTATCTCTCCAGTAGGCAATGTGTTACTCGCCATGATTTTCTCCACAGCGTACCTAGATATATCAAAGTTAGTGACAGCATTTGCGCCGCGGAATTTTATTGCAGCAATATCATAAGCTTCAGCAGCTTCCTCTTGAGTACCTGCATTACAGATTGAGCGAAATTTTTATTTACTCAAACTccaattataatataaaaaaaaaaaatcacattgaTAGAGACTATTAATTTATCCTCTTTACCATGTTTTCTCATACAAACAGCCTTGAGAAAAGTTATAGTCCCACTCAAACCAGTCACTCAGAGTCAAAGTTGCTGTATGATCAGCCTTATAAAAGCATGCACCGATAAAGGAGAAGCATGAAAGCAGATAAAGACACAAAACTGAGTCCAATAGATCCTGAATAATGCCGGAATATAGC
The DNA window shown above is from Primulina huaijiensis isolate GDHJ02 chromosome 12, ASM1229523v2, whole genome shotgun sequence and carries:
- the LOC140990030 gene encoding uncharacterized protein; protein product: MKQQEAEILRDFVQRFNNAALEIPAATPDIMISAFTQGLRGGEFFKSLVKKPPSSYDDLLSRTEKYVNLEDAQRHKRMEQRPGKSRVDGAERGSRKRGAGDRDDDNARDRGQFSSHVPLDGSRDKVMEVRESEGRWEKSQRVECSARLPSRDRREGSSSRSRQRSRSSLRRGQGPPWINQRIGEQRGEGRCQDVPQEPVEPRRGMNEDNHPTRVMIHIISGGATDGDSGRARKAHGRRLENFEISRGADLPQDPIISFGPEDLRGTVTPHNDALVVTTTTANYDVARIFIDNGSSVNVL